In a genomic window of Allomeiothermus silvanus DSM 9946:
- a CDS encoding site-2 protease family protein encodes MGLLSLLADPLAFLVAFAACAFGLVMHNVAQAWLANRYKDSGPARYGFLSLEPRVHLDVLGIIFLILLGFGFPRPVPFRLYGAKEAQVALMGPLAFFLMAFIYGLLAALLGGGATSSFAEGLSRAMGVMLLHAAIFLFPVPPLDGARVVYAVGSPQARRFMDQLASYGPLGFLVIFLVLNFAGVTSAVIYGLSGLLGTIYRAIGL; translated from the coding sequence ATCGGTCTCCTTTCCCTCCTCGCTGACCCTTTGGCTTTTTTGGTGGCTTTCGCCGCTTGTGCTTTCGGGCTGGTTATGCACAACGTGGCCCAGGCTTGGTTGGCGAACCGCTATAAAGACTCCGGTCCGGCTCGTTATGGCTTTCTCTCGTTGGAGCCCAGGGTTCACCTAGACGTCTTGGGCATCATCTTTTTGATCTTGTTGGGCTTTGGTTTTCCTCGCCCTGTACCCTTCCGGCTTTACGGGGCCAAGGAGGCCCAGGTAGCTCTGATGGGGCCGCTGGCTTTCTTCCTAATGGCCTTTATTTATGGCTTGCTGGCAGCCTTGCTCGGAGGAGGGGCTACCAGCTCTTTTGCCGAAGGGTTGAGCCGGGCGATGGGGGTGATGCTCCTGCATGCGGCGATCTTTCTCTTCCCGGTTCCCCCGCTGGACGGGGCCCGGGTGGTCTACGCGGTGGGAAGCCCCCAAGCGCGGCGGTTTATGGATCAGCTCGCGAGCTACGGCCCTTTGGGCTTTTTGGTGATCTTTTTGGTGCTCAACTTCGCCGGGGTCACCTCGGCGGTCATTTACGGCCTCTCGGGGCTTTTGGGGACGATCTACCGGGCCATCGGGCTCTAA
- a CDS encoding DHHA1 domain-containing protein translates to MRLVVAHENLDFDALGSLLLAKRLFPGAVGVLVGGLEGRLKEVVALHEDHLGLLPASAVDLLQVREVIVVDTARADRIGPIGELVGKVPFQVYDHHPRTPQDLPAAGGVVEAVGSTVSLLMPMLLAQGLELSPLEATLAYAGIWEDTGGFSYPGTTAQDLQAAAQLLRQGAEPERVREWVRERYGPEARELLSQLLRQSRVEERHGFRLLIAAAKEEGYVPALAPLAHTLLDLYDSAGVLMELELGKETLFIARSRERLDVGGWLAEVGGGGHARAAFAKVEGPPDPTEQLLLSRLEAHLDAGPTLRERMSRPVAVLPEGLTVAQALEELRLRGFGGMPVVAAAALAHTRHAAFAQRNTRLEEGQAVRVYGIARRRDLERALRHGLGEAPVRGVLSRAVILPPQTPLHEAEQALKSGAGRVLVGEPLGDDLYWLEGIFTRTDLYRAPPPGPRGNLAQQIWERLPRGVQEVLERIQQAYPEGGIYVVGGTVRDALLGMGGPDLDLVLEPLTVFASQSNHRRNRLDELARQLVGWFGGSFGLHVAFGTARVKLGFGLEVDLAEAREEYYPHPGALPQVRPSSIARDLERRDFTVNALALRLSPRLEIVDLFDGLADLEARLLRPLHPLSFVEDPSRILRGVRLAARLGFRFAPEALAQIPSAVQPEVLAQASKSRLRDELLLTLGEASATRALGLLAELGVAEPMFGMGASPQVREAFAALEPILQTTSDPEAAVAARLYLLLHFHPDPEGFLTRYNLPRRYAEGLRHLRFPPEDPDDIRKFVGLPEAFRALHPERALWLLTPRRMLMGRDLLEMGLPSGPKIGEVLRKVAEARLRGEVLSYEDELEFARKLVSDA, encoded by the coding sequence GTGCGGCTGGTGGTAGCTCACGAAAACCTGGACTTTGACGCCTTGGGCTCGCTGCTGCTAGCAAAGCGGCTGTTCCCCGGCGCGGTGGGGGTCTTGGTAGGGGGGCTCGAGGGCCGCCTCAAAGAGGTTGTAGCCCTCCACGAGGATCACCTGGGGTTGCTTCCGGCGTCTGCGGTAGATCTCCTCCAGGTGCGCGAGGTAATTGTGGTGGACACCGCCCGTGCGGATCGCATCGGGCCGATAGGGGAGTTGGTAGGGAAGGTGCCTTTCCAGGTCTACGACCACCATCCCCGCACCCCCCAAGACCTCCCGGCGGCTGGGGGGGTGGTGGAGGCGGTGGGCTCGACGGTGAGCCTCTTGATGCCGATGCTGCTGGCGCAGGGCCTCGAGCTTTCCCCCCTCGAGGCTACCCTGGCCTACGCGGGCATCTGGGAGGATACCGGGGGGTTCAGTTACCCCGGCACCACCGCCCAAGACCTCCAGGCCGCAGCCCAGCTCCTGCGTCAGGGGGCCGAGCCCGAGCGGGTTCGGGAGTGGGTACGCGAGCGCTATGGCCCCGAGGCCCGCGAACTCCTCAGCCAGTTGTTACGCCAAAGCCGCGTGGAAGAGCGGCACGGCTTCCGGCTCTTGATAGCGGCGGCCAAAGAGGAGGGCTATGTGCCTGCCTTGGCCCCCCTGGCCCACACCCTCCTTGACCTCTATGACAGCGCAGGGGTGTTGATGGAGCTCGAGTTGGGCAAGGAAACCCTTTTCATCGCCCGCAGCCGCGAGCGCCTAGACGTGGGTGGATGGCTGGCTGAGGTGGGCGGAGGGGGGCATGCCCGGGCGGCTTTTGCCAAGGTGGAGGGGCCGCCCGATCCCACCGAGCAACTCTTGCTGAGCCGCCTCGAGGCCCACCTTGATGCTGGCCCCACCCTCCGCGAGCGGATGAGCCGCCCGGTGGCGGTATTGCCCGAAGGGCTCACCGTAGCCCAGGCGCTGGAAGAGCTACGGCTGCGCGGGTTCGGTGGGATGCCGGTGGTCGCTGCCGCGGCTCTCGCGCACACACGCCACGCTGCTTTCGCGCAGCGAAACACACGTCTCGAGGAGGGACAAGCAGTGCGCGTGTACGGCATCGCTCGCCGTCGTGATCTGGAGAGGGCACTGCGCCACGGTTTGGGCGAGGCTCCCGTGCGCGGAGTGCTCTCCCGTGCGGTGATCCTGCCGCCCCAGACCCCCCTCCACGAGGCCGAACAGGCCCTCAAGAGCGGCGCGGGTCGGGTGTTGGTGGGCGAGCCGCTCGGAGATGACTTGTACTGGCTCGAGGGCATCTTCACCCGCACCGACCTTTACCGCGCTCCCCCTCCGGGCCCCCGGGGGAACCTGGCCCAGCAGATCTGGGAGCGCTTGCCCCGAGGGGTACAGGAGGTCCTTGAGCGCATCCAGCAGGCCTATCCCGAGGGAGGCATCTACGTGGTGGGTGGCACCGTGCGCGATGCCTTGCTGGGGATGGGCGGTCCGGATTTAGACTTGGTGCTCGAGCCCCTCACGGTGTTTGCTTCGCAAAGCAACCACAGGCGCAATCGGCTGGACGAGCTAGCCCGTCAGCTGGTGGGTTGGTTTGGAGGTAGCTTTGGGCTGCACGTGGCTTTTGGTACGGCCCGGGTCAAGCTAGGCTTTGGCCTGGAGGTAGACCTAGCCGAAGCCCGCGAGGAATACTACCCCCACCCCGGCGCCTTGCCCCAGGTGCGCCCCTCGAGCATCGCCCGCGACCTCGAACGCCGTGATTTCACCGTCAACGCATTAGCCCTACGGCTGAGCCCGCGGCTGGAGATCGTGGATCTGTTCGACGGCCTGGCTGACCTCGAGGCCCGCCTATTGCGCCCTTTGCATCCGCTTTCCTTCGTGGAGGACCCCAGCCGAATCCTGCGCGGGGTTCGCCTGGCCGCTCGGCTGGGCTTTCGCTTTGCCCCTGAGGCCCTCGCCCAGATCCCATCGGCGGTGCAGCCAGAGGTGCTCGCCCAGGCTTCCAAAAGCCGCTTGCGCGACGAACTCCTGCTGACCCTAGGCGAAGCCTCCGCCACCCGGGCCTTGGGGTTGCTGGCCGAGCTAGGGGTGGCTGAGCCGATGTTCGGGATGGGCGCGAGCCCCCAGGTACGCGAGGCTTTTGCGGCCCTCGAGCCCATCCTGCAGACCACCTCCGACCCCGAAGCTGCCGTGGCGGCCCGGCTTTACCTCCTGCTTCATTTCCACCCCGACCCCGAGGGTTTCCTCACCCGCTATAACTTGCCGCGCCGCTACGCCGAGGGGCTGCGCCACCTGCGCTTTCCCCCGGAAGACCCCGACGACATCCGCAAGTTCGTGGGCCTCCCCGAAGCCTTCCGGGCCCTGCACCCCGAGCGGGCCTTGTGGCTCCTTACCCCCCGGCGGATGCTGATGGGCCGAGACTTGTTGGAGATGGGCTTGCCCTCTGGGCCGAAGATCGGGGAGGTGCTGCGCAAGGTAGCCGAGGCCCGTTTGCGCGGAGAGGTCTTGAGCTATGAAGACGAACTCGAGTTTGCCCGTAAACTAGTAAGCGATGCTTAA
- the accC gene encoding acetyl-CoA carboxylase biotin carboxylase subunit translates to MFKKVLIANRGEIALRIIRAAKELGVKTVVAHSEADTQSLPVLLADEAICIGPAPSAQSYLNIPNLLSAAIISGADAIHPGYGFLAENAQFAEMCKDYGIIFIGPTPENMRALGDKATGRRVAREAGVPTTPGTDELEDVETAKKAAAEIGYPVILKATAGGGGRGMRLVSDESELERAVQQAQEEARAAFGNPTVYLEKYIQEPKHIEIQVLGDGENVIHLWERDCSIQRRHQKLLEEAPSILPFEVRQSIAEAAVRLAKHIGYVSAGTLEFLVDREGNFYFMEMNTRIQVEHPVTEMITGIDLVRWQFLIAAGEKLTLKQEEVPMMGHAIEVRINAEDPAHNFRPSIGKIETLHFPGGPGVRVDSHLYTGYSIPPNYDSLIAKIIVHAPDREQAIARMRRALSETVIEGPGLKTTIPFHQKVLENAFFKRGAVYTNFVTERMGE, encoded by the coding sequence ATGTTCAAAAAAGTTTTGATCGCTAACCGGGGGGAGATCGCCTTACGGATCATCCGGGCCGCCAAAGAGCTGGGGGTCAAAACGGTAGTGGCCCACTCGGAGGCCGATACCCAGTCTTTACCGGTACTCTTGGCCGATGAGGCCATATGTATCGGCCCGGCTCCTTCAGCCCAGTCGTACCTCAACATCCCCAACCTGCTCTCGGCAGCCATCATTAGTGGGGCCGACGCTATCCATCCCGGTTATGGCTTTCTGGCCGAGAATGCCCAATTCGCTGAGATGTGCAAAGACTACGGGATCATCTTCATCGGTCCCACCCCCGAGAACATGCGGGCTTTGGGCGATAAAGCCACCGGGCGGCGGGTGGCTCGGGAGGCTGGCGTACCCACCACCCCCGGCACCGACGAACTGGAGGACGTAGAAACCGCCAAGAAAGCCGCCGCCGAGATCGGCTACCCGGTGATCCTCAAGGCCACCGCCGGGGGCGGCGGGCGAGGGATGCGGTTGGTGAGCGATGAAAGCGAACTCGAGCGGGCCGTGCAACAAGCCCAAGAGGAGGCCCGTGCGGCTTTTGGCAACCCCACCGTCTACCTCGAGAAATATATCCAAGAGCCCAAGCATATCGAGATCCAGGTCTTGGGGGACGGCGAGAACGTAATTCACCTTTGGGAACGCGATTGTTCGATCCAGCGCCGTCATCAAAAGCTCCTGGAAGAAGCCCCCTCGATCCTGCCCTTTGAAGTGCGCCAAAGCATCGCCGAGGCAGCAGTGCGCCTGGCTAAGCACATCGGCTACGTCTCGGCGGGGACCCTCGAGTTCTTGGTGGACCGCGAGGGCAACTTCTACTTCATGGAGATGAACACCCGCATCCAAGTTGAGCACCCGGTGACCGAGATGATCACCGGCATCGACCTGGTGCGCTGGCAGTTCCTCATCGCTGCGGGGGAGAAGCTCACCCTAAAACAAGAGGAAGTCCCCATGATGGGCCATGCCATCGAGGTGCGGATCAACGCCGAAGACCCCGCCCATAACTTCCGCCCCTCCATCGGGAAGATCGAAACCCTGCACTTCCCCGGAGGCCCTGGCGTGCGGGTGGACTCTCACCTCTACACCGGCTACTCCATCCCCCCAAACTACGACTCCCTCATCGCCAAGATCATCGTACATGCCCCCGACCGCGAACAGGCCATCGCCCGCATGCGCCGTGCCCTGAGCGAAACCGTCATCGAGGGGCCGGGCCTCAAGACCACCATTCCCTTTCACCAGAAGGTGCTGGAAAACGCCTTCTTCAAACGGGGTGCGGTCTACACCAACTTCGTCACCGAGCGTATGGGCGAGTGA
- a CDS encoding NUDIX domain-containing protein produces the protein MGAAPENPWKTLDSRLVYENRWISLSEHKVINPGGNPGIYGVVHFKNRAIGVIPLDEEGCTYLVGQYRYPLHLYTWEIPEGGGPLEEDPLEAAKRELREETGLEADHWEHILTLHLSNSVTDEMGIIYLAQGLRQGESEPEDTEALQVRRVPFDEAYRMVLSGAITDSLTVAAVLRLKLRLLGQ, from the coding sequence ATGGGTGCGGCTCCGGAGAATCCCTGGAAGACCCTAGACTCCCGCCTCGTCTACGAAAACCGCTGGATCTCGCTCAGCGAGCACAAGGTCATCAACCCCGGCGGGAACCCCGGCATCTACGGGGTGGTCCACTTCAAAAACCGGGCCATTGGGGTAATCCCCTTAGACGAGGAGGGGTGCACCTACCTGGTGGGTCAATACCGGTACCCGCTGCATCTTTACACCTGGGAGATTCCCGAGGGCGGCGGACCGCTCGAAGAAGACCCTCTGGAAGCCGCCAAGCGTGAGCTACGCGAGGAGACCGGCCTCGAGGCCGACCACTGGGAACACATCCTCACCTTGCATCTTTCCAACTCGGTCACCGACGAGATGGGAATCATCTACCTGGCCCAGGGTTTGCGCCAGGGGGAATCCGAACCGGAGGACACCGAGGCGTTGCAGGTTCGGAGGGTGCCCTTCGACGAGGCATACCGTATGGTGCTCTCCGGCGCGATCACCGACTCGCTCACGGTGGCTGCGGTATTGCGGCTCAAACTGAGGCTGCTAGGCCAGTGA
- a CDS encoding M24 family metallopeptidase gives MVDFEKLLSADALDTLLISSPANVRYLSGFTNPKDGQVIVNKTGAILLTDGRYTVQAGQESRLPVRIAGREERPQVYAELLGGRIGFEAMGLSYGQLEALRQQAPGEWVPTYDLIEQQRVHKTLEEIGYIRQAAALADRAFEHILPFLKPGVREIDIALELEFFLRKNGSEGVAFDTAVVSGTRTAMPHGSPSERVLQGGDLVTLDFGAVIQGYCSDMTRTVGIGEVTGELKRIYAAVLEAQERALEAVAPGKTGQELDALARGILEDKGYGQYFSHGLGHGVGLLIHEAPSLNKISQDVLEPGMVITIEPGVYIPDLGGVRIEDLVLVTERGYEVLSQTPKGWLEL, from the coding sequence ATGGTGGATTTCGAAAAGCTGCTGAGCGCTGATGCATTGGATACCCTGCTCATATCCAGCCCGGCCAACGTGCGCTATCTGTCAGGTTTCACCAACCCCAAAGACGGCCAGGTGATCGTGAACAAAACCGGAGCCATCTTGCTTACCGACGGACGCTACACCGTACAGGCTGGACAGGAATCACGCCTCCCGGTGCGGATCGCGGGGCGTGAGGAACGCCCCCAGGTGTACGCCGAGCTGCTCGGGGGGCGGATCGGCTTCGAAGCGATGGGGCTCAGCTATGGCCAGCTCGAGGCCCTGCGCCAGCAAGCTCCCGGCGAGTGGGTTCCCACCTACGACCTCATCGAGCAGCAGCGAGTACATAAAACTCTGGAAGAAATCGGGTATATTCGACAGGCCGCCGCCCTGGCTGACCGGGCTTTTGAGCACATCCTACCTTTCTTGAAGCCCGGAGTCCGCGAAATTGACATAGCCCTCGAGTTGGAATTCTTCCTGCGGAAAAACGGCTCGGAGGGTGTCGCCTTCGATACCGCGGTGGTCTCGGGAACGCGCACCGCCATGCCCCACGGCTCCCCTAGCGAGCGGGTCTTGCAAGGGGGGGATCTAGTGACGCTGGACTTTGGGGCGGTGATTCAGGGGTATTGCTCGGATATGACCCGTACGGTGGGGATCGGGGAGGTCACAGGCGAGCTGAAGAGGATCTACGCCGCCGTGCTCGAGGCCCAAGAACGGGCGCTCGAGGCGGTAGCCCCTGGCAAGACCGGCCAGGAACTCGATGCCCTGGCTCGAGGCATCCTCGAGGACAAAGGGTACGGGCAGTACTTCAGCCACGGGCTCGGCCACGGGGTTGGCCTGCTGATCCACGAGGCCCCCAGCCTGAACAAGATCTCCCAGGACGTGCTCGAGCCGGGGATGGTAATCACCATCGAACCCGGGGTCTACATCCCGGATTTGGGCGGGGTGCGCATCGAGGATTTAGTCCTGGTGACCGAGAGGGGCTACGAGGTACTCTCCCAGACACCGAAGGGCTGGTTGGAGCTATGA
- a CDS encoding deoxyribonuclease IV, with product MQSIHYGFHLSIAGKQGVAGAVAEAQRLGLSGFQIFAKSPRSWKTRNLGPGEVERFRAGRENLGHLPAAIHASYLVNLGATGELWEKSIFSLADDLTKAQVLGIELVVVHPGSGEKKRIREGALRALELAQIGKRGPKLLLENTAGGGERIGSRLEDLAWLIEGTPLGVCFDTCHAFAAGYPLHLEPERVIEELDQEIGLERVPLIHLNDSVGAWGSHIDQHANLRQGRIGEALREVVCHPRLRGKLFVMETERGETHDAHNLATLRRWLESCVSLRESSEE from the coding sequence ATGCAGTCCATCCATTACGGCTTTCACCTCTCGATCGCGGGCAAGCAGGGCGTAGCCGGAGCCGTGGCAGAGGCTCAGCGGCTAGGGCTATCGGGCTTTCAAATTTTCGCCAAAAGCCCCCGCAGCTGGAAAACCCGCAACCTGGGCCCCGGCGAGGTCGAGCGTTTCCGTGCCGGGCGAGAGAACCTAGGGCATCTTCCGGCAGCCATCCATGCCTCGTATCTGGTCAACCTGGGAGCTACCGGCGAGCTATGGGAGAAAAGCATCTTCAGCCTGGCCGATGACCTCACCAAAGCGCAGGTCTTAGGAATCGAGCTAGTGGTGGTGCACCCGGGTTCCGGGGAGAAAAAGCGCATAAGAGAGGGCGCCCTGAGGGCCCTCGAGCTGGCCCAAATTGGCAAACGAGGACCTAAGCTGCTGCTGGAAAACACCGCCGGGGGCGGAGAAAGAATCGGCTCGAGGCTCGAAGATCTGGCCTGGCTCATCGAGGGCACTCCTTTAGGCGTCTGCTTCGATACCTGCCACGCCTTCGCCGCTGGTTACCCCCTCCACCTCGAGCCAGAGCGGGTGATTGAGGAGCTTGACCAGGAAATCGGGCTCGAACGGGTCCCGCTCATCCACCTCAATGACTCTGTGGGGGCTTGGGGTAGCCATATTGACCAACACGCCAATCTGCGTCAGGGCCGGATCGGGGAAGCGCTGCGGGAGGTGGTGTGCCACCCCCGGCTTCGGGGAAAGCTCTTCGTGATGGAAACCGAACGCGGCGAAACCCACGACGCCCACAACCTGGCAACGTTGCGCAGGTGGCTCGAGTCGTGTGTTTCGCTGCGCGAAAGCAGCGAGGAATAA
- a CDS encoding site-2 protease family protein: MLLQLLGQDPALFFLILVILSLSLVLHELGHAVAALWMGDRTAQEQGRITLNPFKHLDPIGTIMLLVAGLGWARPVPIHPPNFRSYRLGLFVVSIAGIVVNMLLALGFALLVRFLLDLDPAGVRSAFAGGQRDFFGLLALAAYFSFAINLALAVFNLLPVPPLDGSKIVQSFLPSALQRYFWQLEANPTYAVVVLVLFLTVLRGPIGRFIGSAQEIFLNLILNLGR; encoded by the coding sequence GTGCTCTTACAGCTCTTGGGCCAAGACCCGGCCCTTTTTTTTCTGATCTTGGTAATTCTCAGTTTGTCGTTAGTGCTTCACGAACTGGGGCACGCAGTCGCGGCCTTGTGGATGGGAGATCGTACCGCCCAGGAGCAAGGCCGCATCACCCTTAACCCCTTCAAGCATCTAGACCCCATCGGGACGATCATGCTTTTGGTGGCTGGGCTGGGCTGGGCCCGGCCCGTGCCCATCCACCCGCCGAACTTTCGCAGCTACCGCCTGGGACTTTTCGTGGTGAGCATCGCGGGGATCGTCGTCAATATGCTGCTGGCCTTAGGATTTGCCCTTTTGGTACGGTTTCTCTTGGACCTCGATCCAGCCGGGGTGCGCTCAGCGTTTGCCGGCGGGCAGCGGGACTTCTTCGGGCTGTTGGCATTGGCTGCTTATTTCTCCTTCGCCATCAACCTGGCTCTGGCGGTGTTCAACCTGCTACCGGTGCCACCTCTGGACGGTTCCAAGATCGTGCAGAGTTTTCTACCTTCCGCTTTGCAGCGATATTTCTGGCAGCTCGAGGCCAACCCCACCTACGCCGTCGTGGTCCTGGTGCTGTTTTTGACGGTCTTGCGCGGGCCTATTGGCCGCTTCATCGGTTCGGCGCAGGAGATCTTCTTGAATTTGATCCTCAATCTAGGCCGGTGA
- the accB gene encoding acetyl-CoA carboxylase biotin carboxyl carrier protein encodes MNAKELKAILQALMEHEVSEMSLETPDYKLNIKRGSSLAQVQYVPAPVATPQITAPQPAVAVPAPQPAAVAAPAATSRPATAGREAEDKKEEIKGVEVKAPIVGTFYRSPAPDAEPYVKEGDSVKKGQVLCIIEAMKLMNEIESEVTGVVRKILVNDAEPVEYGQTLFIIEPA; translated from the coding sequence ATGAATGCCAAAGAACTCAAAGCGATTTTGCAGGCCCTGATGGAGCACGAAGTCTCAGAGATGAGCCTCGAGACCCCCGATTACAAACTCAACATCAAACGGGGCAGCTCGCTTGCGCAGGTGCAGTACGTCCCTGCCCCGGTAGCTACCCCCCAGATCACGGCTCCCCAGCCTGCCGTGGCCGTGCCTGCTCCGCAGCCTGCCGCGGTGGCTGCTCCCGCAGCTACCTCACGCCCCGCCACGGCGGGGCGGGAAGCTGAGGATAAGAAGGAAGAAATCAAAGGAGTAGAGGTCAAGGCCCCCATCGTGGGCACCTTCTACCGCTCGCCCGCTCCCGACGCCGAACCCTATGTCAAAGAGGGAGACAGCGTGAAAAAGGGTCAGGTGCTGTGCATTATCGAGGCCATGAAACTCATGAACGAGATCGAGTCTGAGGTCACTGGGGTGGTGCGCAAGATCCTGGTGAACGATGCCGAACCGGTTGAGTACGGCCAAACCCTCTTCATCATCGAACCGGCGTGA
- the efp gene encoding elongation factor P produces the protein MISVTDLRSGTKVQMDGGLWQCVEYQHQKIGRGGAKVVAKFRNLETGVTVEKSFNSGEKLQDIYVETKDLQYLYSEGDELVLMDLETYEQFHVPRAITDAAKFLKEGMTVVGEMYQGRPLSITPPFTVELKIIDTPPGVRGDTVSGGTKPATLETGAVVQVPLFVNPGETIKVDTRTGEYISRA, from the coding sequence ATGATCAGCGTAACCGACTTGCGTTCGGGAACCAAAGTGCAAATGGACGGTGGTTTGTGGCAGTGCGTAGAGTACCAGCACCAGAAGATCGGGCGGGGCGGGGCCAAGGTGGTGGCCAAGTTCCGTAACCTCGAGACCGGGGTGACTGTGGAGAAGAGCTTCAACTCCGGCGAAAAGCTCCAGGACATCTACGTCGAGACCAAAGACCTCCAGTACCTCTACTCCGAGGGGGACGAGCTGGTGCTGATGGATCTCGAGACCTACGAGCAGTTCCATGTCCCGCGTGCTATCACCGATGCCGCCAAGTTCCTCAAGGAAGGTATGACCGTGGTGGGGGAGATGTACCAGGGCCGTCCGCTCTCGATCACCCCGCCCTTTACCGTGGAACTCAAAATTATTGACACCCCCCCCGGCGTGCGCGGTGATACCGTTTCGGGTGGCACCAAGCCCGCCACCCTCGAGACCGGCGCGGTCGTCCAGGTTCCCCTCTTCGTCAACCCCGGTGAGACCATCAAGGTAGACACCCGTACCGGGGAGTACATCAGCCGGGCCTGA
- a CDS encoding septal ring lytic transglycosylase RlpA family protein, whose amino-acid sequence MPVALVLLLLALLGSLALAQTHTVQKGDTLYSIAHKYGTSVQALQQANNLSGDVIKVGQVLTVAGSSAVEATVSASFEGLAAWYGPKFHGRRTASGEPYDMYAFTAAHRSLPFGTRVRVTNPGSGQSVVVRINDRGPFTPGFIIDLSYAAAQRIGLRGSKRVRLEVLR is encoded by the coding sequence GTGCCTGTTGCCCTCGTTTTGCTTCTGCTCGCGCTCCTGGGGTCGCTTGCCCTCGCCCAAACCCACACCGTCCAAAAAGGCGACACCCTCTACAGCATCGCCCATAAGTACGGAACCAGCGTGCAAGCACTCCAACAGGCCAATAACCTATCCGGCGATGTGATCAAGGTCGGGCAGGTACTCACGGTTGCGGGGTCATCGGCTGTGGAAGCTACGGTAAGCGCGAGCTTCGAGGGGCTAGCGGCCTGGTACGGCCCTAAGTTCCACGGCAGGCGCACGGCCAGCGGCGAGCCTTACGACATGTATGCCTTTACCGCAGCCCACCGCAGCCTGCCGTTTGGCACGCGGGTCCGGGTGACTAACCCGGGTAGCGGGCAAAGCGTAGTCGTACGGATCAACGACCGGGGACCGTTTACCCCGGGGTTCATCATCGATCTCTCGTATGCTGCCGCACAGCGCATCGGCCTACGCGGGAGCAAACGGGTGCGCTTGGAAGTGCTGCGCTAG